The Canis lupus dingo isolate Sandy chromosome 18, ASM325472v2, whole genome shotgun sequence genome includes the window CGCCATTTCTTCCCCCCGGCCTAACGGTCCGGCCAATCCCAGCGTGCATCGAGAGGGGCTAAGGCTCCGCCAATCGGAGGCCGCCGATTCCGACCCCTTGCCTGGGCTCGGCCCAATCCAGGACTCGGACCCGTCGCCCCCGGACCGCCCCCGCGGcgccctctctcctccctctttgtGCGTctcgcgccgccgccgccgccgccgccgccgcccgccgcgtgAGAGGACGGGCTCCGCGCGCTCCGCGGCAGCGCAGTCGGGTCCCCTCCCCCCGGAAGGTTCGCGAAGAAGCCGCCGCCACCACCGCCTAAAAGGAGCCGCCGGTGCCGGTCCCCGGGGGCGCCATGGCGACCGGAGCGAACGCCACGCCGCTGGGTAAGCTGGgcccccccggcctcccccccgTTTCCGGGCCCAAAGGGGGCTTCGAGCCGGGGCCACCGCCTGCTcccgggcctggggcggggctgcTGGTGCCCGGGcagccgccgcccccgcccgtgGGCTCGGTGGGAGCCCTGACCGCGGCCTTCCCCTTCGCggcgctgccgccgccgccaccgccgccgcccccgcctccccagcagccgccgccgccgccgccctccccggGCTCCTCGTACCCGCCGCCGCAGCCTCCCCCTCCGCCGCCGCTCTACCAGCGCGTgtcgccgccgcagccgccgccacCCCATCAGGACCAGCAGCCGGGCCCGGCCGGCGGCGGAGGAGGTGAGTCGGGCCGAGAGAGCGCGAGAGGCGTCGCGCGGACGGGCCCGGCCGCCTGaggggcgcgcggcggcggcgacggcggctGCACGCGGCAGGGGCGCGCGCGCGCACGGGGAGGCCCCGGGCGGAGGCGCCAAGGGGCGCGCGGCCCGGTTCTCGGGCCCCGAGTGCGCACGCGCactggaaggggtggggggggtggagcgCGGAGGGTGTTGTGCGCAGGCGCAGTATGGCTGCCGGGCTTTGTGGCCCGATAATAAatggaaatggggtgggggggctctgtGTTGCTCTCTACAGCTTGGTACAGGAGAGGGGTGTCGAGCGGGTTGAATTGGTGGACGGGTTGAGGGATGTGCGTGTCGGGAGGGCGTGAAAGGGTCAATTGATGACGTGGAGCACCTTTCTGATTCTAGAGAAGTCCAAAAGGTAGGAAAGCGAGAGTAATTTATCTCTCTGTGCGAAGTTTTTACTGCAGTGAAAGGAAGAGCTCGAAAAATCCTCAGTGGTGTGGTTGGAGCCGGTGCACTTTTGGAGGAAGGAATATTTTCCTAATCTCCATTCGTTTCTCTTAGAGAAGTCTGATATGTCTCCCCTTAGTTGTTGGGGCTTTCCAAGTAGAACTGATTTGTGTGTACCAGATGTGTAGAAAGTTTACGCTTCTGTTTTGGAGGAGGAGTATTTGGCTGCTGTTGGATAGCTTGTATTTTGTTGAACTTTTGATACCTCATTTAGGAGTTCTGATGTTAAGTGTCTAAATTAGCCAGGAAAACTGAATGCTTATCTTGACTAAACTTCTGAAGAAAAAAGTGAGCTTTTTGAAGAATTGGGCTTTTTCACTTAGTAAATTGTAAGTTTGGTTGTGTTCTGGTCCCTTTAGAAAGGTGGCTGGTGGGGTTTGGAGGTGGGAAGAACCAACAGTTTTCTCAGCATACTTTACCACATCTGATTATTCGGTATATTTTGTCTCCCCTGgggtttttaaaacatttgtggTTGATGTTGCATATCTGAAACTGTAGGGATTAAGATTTGTTAGCTTGTTTACATACTTCACGTTTTTTTGACATatgttataaatatgaaatatgtttttgGACCCAGAGCCAGGTATCTTTGTGGCGGCTGTGTGTCTCTGATTTCTTGGGTATGTCTTCCATTTTTTGCCATTTACGTTTTAGGTCAAGTTCTCAGTTTCCCAGTCTGCCGAGGTTGTGTGTAGTATTATAAGTATCGTGAACTGCCTGTTGGTAGTTAGTTTGTTggtttatatttgtatttgatgGGTTTTCTCTGCCTTTAGACTTCCCAAGTAAGAAGCGGAAGAGGAGCCGCTGGAACCAAGATACAATGGAACAGAAGACAGTGATTCCAGGAATGCCTACAGTCATCCCCCCTGGACTTACTCGGGAACAAGAAAGAGCTTATATAGGTAAATACACGTTCTGCACCCAAATATGTTTTCAGATTGTTATGACTTATTCTGAGCAGCGTTTTATGTGTCCTAAATTTGAGACTTTAAAGTCTTGTTCTTTTGAGATGAGGTATGGTCAGGTGTACTTTTATGACTTCGACATAATCCATCAGTTTTTGCTCTGTAAGTCCTGCATTTGAAGCTCCTGGTTTCGGTCTGTTCGTAACAGCAGTGTTCTCCATGAGTGCCAGGAAGGTAGAGGGACCCATTTAGGAGTGAGGGTAGTCCCCAGTCCAGTACCCCACCCTACACTTTTCAGCTGCTGTTCATTGCCCGTTGGTGAGGTGAgtgtcttctgcctctctggACACGGCCCCAAGTGGAGAACACTGCAGGTATTATAAACTAAGTACCTTTTTCACAGCATGGCCTTTCACCATTTCATATTCTTCCCTCCCCTTCAAATGTggtcttttactttttataggTACTTTCTGAAAAACTCAGTTTAATCAAAGAGTGGTCCTGAAAGTGTTGGCAGTATACATCCCTTTTTACGATTTTGTTGAATTTAACCTTTCCTTCAGCATCTTTTCTGGTTTGGTCTTTGGAGAGCTGCCTTAAAACGAAGGctcttttactatttattatcaAAGAATTCTGCTGGGAAAGGGGTACTACTTGGATATGGCATGAGGTGATAGGGTAAAAAAGATCTTAACTGTTGGGAAATTTCAAGACAATAATTATAGTAATTGTCCACAATGTAAATGAAGTTAACCtcaaaattacctttttttaaatacaaggtTTTTAATGCGAGTTTCACCTTTATTCATGTATCTCCAGCTGTCTCCAAAAAGTTCACTTGATAAGCATTTCCTACTAACCAAATAAACATCCCCTTTGGAGTAAATTAGGGCAAAGGCCGCCTAGGCCTGGGAGGCTGTAGCCTTTACAGATAAAAAGCTTCAAGGCTGGCATGTGTTATTCTTGAGGATCATAatctcttacattttttaattgctgaGAGTTTTGAGGTGTTggaattgtttgtttttacagtactaatatttcttctttccccactGTTCCAATTTACTCCTATCCACCTCCTTGTCTCATTAGATTGGCCTGGGTCTTTACAACCTTTTGGAAATGTCCCTAGTGGAATGGCATCCTAAGAACACAAGCAGACttagaaaatgggggaaaaaaacttacTCTCTACATCTCCAATTATCTTCCTGTGCAGGGAGTTAATGCACTGAGCCCTACAGGCTGTTTAGAGCTATAATCAAAAGTGGATAGAGCCAAAACAGAGGCAAGTATAGATCTCAGCTGTTTCTCACATCAGACCCCACACACCCTTATAGTTAGGAGTGCTGCCTGCCCCTGTGAAGGTGACTTTCACCTTGACTTCTTTAGCTTAATACTTGACTGTAAAGTCAGAAATTTTCTGGCGTAGAAGAGCTTAGGGATCCACGTATCTTAATTCATCTTCTGTTTGTCATGGTACACACTGCTTTGTACAATGACCCCAATATCTTCTCTTGATATGAATGTGGATTTTTAGTTCTTTGGAGTTGGAATGGATATGTGGTATAGCCTATGggatgtatttaaaattaaaaggatatcTTGGGTTAGACATGCATTAATCCTGTTGTGGAGCCAACTCAACTTCAACACAACCCAATAAGACTTGTCCTTATTAGGGATGCTTGCTCACAACTCTCAGACGCTGCAAAGGTAAGAAACAGAAACAGGTGGCTCTTCAGCACGCTGAAGACCGTGATCTGGCTCTACAGTTCCCATTATCTTGAGAAATCACCCGGGTAACATTTCCCTGAAATCATTGAACTTTTGTGAAACCCTCCTCTCTTTTTCACATACAGCCTCATTTTGTCAAGCTTGGTCTGAGGGCCACACACATCTCCTTGatccacattttctatttctacaccCCTACTTTGACTCCCCTCATGAGGAGCAAGTCTGAGCACAGACTTTAACATCTCATGGTTACTGGTTTATTAAGGTATATGGATTGTCACATAAGATTTGAATAAAAGCAACAGATATTGGGAGATCCTTCTTAGTATGGATCTGGTTGTACAGAAAAAGTATGTATAATAAACTTTATGAGGTGTTGAATTGTTGTTAAATGTCATGTGTTTAAGAAATTTTGAACCTGGTATCAGTGAAAATGATCTATGTTCAACTGGTATTTTTCCTTGTCCCATGTTAATTGGGTTTCATTTTGGGCTATGCttaacatttaatgaagaaaaataaactctcaaGAGTCTTGCCCTCAAAGTAATTTGGTTGGGAACAGGGTATTGGTGATAACATATATGGTTTGTGCAGGTGCCAATTGTATAGCaagccttggggggggggggaagggagaggtgaAAGACCTAATAATTGCTTTGATGTTAGCCTTAGTGAACAGTCTATACCGCTAACCCCTCTTCCAACAAACTGTTTGCTTCCTTAAGTGATAACCATTTTGAAGTGAAAAATACCTATAGATGTAAATGGACTCCTGCCGATAGGTGGTTGGGGGTTTTTGCCTCAATGTGTTCACTGATCAGTCGTCCCTTTCAAAGTCTCCGAGTTCTTCATGCTTGTTATTGAGATTTGAGATGTTTTTTGGTaacattgtcttttttccatcctttttttttctttcctaacctGGTTTCTTCCAGTGCAACTGCAGATAGAAGACCTGACTCGTAAACTGCGCACAGGAGACCTGGGCATCCCCCCTAACCCTGAGGACAGGTTGGGAAACAGTTTTAACCAGCTGACAGTAACGCTTTTTACCTTTTTCTCAATACGTTTTACTGGTGGCAACATACTGTGTCATTTCAATGAAATCGTAGTAAGACGACTGATAAATACTCTGACCATTCTGGGGCATAGGGTTTAATTAGCAATCTATATGGTCAGTCGTCAGTTAGAAAATTGGAATGGAACTTAATTactagcaaaataaaaagttacaggAAAATGGACACCTGGTTTTCAATTGGTAAGCATGTAGATTTTAACCTGATTTACCCACCCGTAGGGACAGTGAAGTGGCCCGTTAACCACCCTTTTCAGTAACTGCTTTGGTTGAAAGCTGAGGGTGTAGAGCTTTTCTCACAGGTACACGGTGCAGGGATTCAGAATATTTTTGAGCATCACTGAATTTGAGCAGACCAGAAACTCAATCTGGTTAGCTCATTGCTCCAGTCTTCCTGCTCATGGTTTTGAGATGGTTTTAAAACAGATGAGATTTCTAACCAGCTTCCTTCACTGCCAGTGAATTTTCCGCCTTGGCCATTGCCTTGGGGGTATTGGGAGGGGCCAGAATATTCTCACCTGTTTTGGGAAGGCTAGTAACCAACTCtaaattacctttattttttaaagagtgtggTCTTCAAACAGCTGTGGTCACGTCCTTTCCGTTTATAATTTCTCTCAcctttgaaaagtaaaaagtgagagaaatgaACTTTTTAATCAGGAATTTTATTGGCTGGTTGAACTTGAACAGCTAAAATCCAGTCCATTTAATAGGAGGGCAATATGCCTCCCTCGCATAGAATTGCTCGTAGTGCATGCAGCATTGTTGAAAACACTTCACTTTAAAAAGTAGTGTTTTGGGCTTTCATTACCCAATTAATGGCTCGTTAAATCAGGAAGATGATATAATGGTTTTAGAAGCCACTCACATCTTTCTGCTATCTTTTGCCAGGGAACAAATTTCTCCAAatgggttttttaattttaatgaatttatcatttttttatcctgtagtttttgtttggaggggttgtgttgtgttgtgttttattttatttatttattttttaaagatttgcattATAGGTTGTAGACCACAACTGTTTAGTACTTTTTTGGCCTTTTTCCCTTTAATAATATGTCTAACAGGTTACCAGGCAATTCCTCAAAAGGTTGAATTTTTAACAAACCTTTGCATCCTGGAAAAATGGGATTAGTTGATTTATATGATGCCTATTCGGAGTGAAGAAGTTGGGCCAGTCTAACCTCTAGAATAGTAGCTTTTGCCTTTCACATCCACAATTTGGGAAGAGGTTAAATGGTTGTGAGGCTTTTAAATGACCAATTTGGTACTGGTAAACCTTATTTTGTTGATCAGTCAGAAATGCTAATTCTAGACAGCTACGGGTGGGAGTTAGAAATGTCAAGCACGTTAGAAGTAAAACCagagcagtttttttttcctcccttgtatTCAGTTTGAAAGAGGGCCTAATGCCTGATTGGTCTTGCTTTTGAGCCCAGGTTGGAGGGAACTGCATGAGTTTCTTACCTTATTAAGGTTATTTCCTAAGAAGGTGTATTCTCAATATTAAGCCACTATGTTATTTTGATGTTAAGTTGCacagtaaaaaatgtttttaaaatctctgtagagttaaatgtataaaatgatagTCTAATGAGCTGGGGTATGTTGCTTTTGTTCACTATTACTGGATTGTGTTAAcagtttatatataaatgttagaaACGGAGGTGTCATTTAGCCGTCATTAGCCATGAACAAAGCTGACCTTTTATTCCATCGTGTGTGTAACGTGGTATGACATGGTTCCCTTTAGGCTGAAGACAGTGGGAGCAGCCGAGTTCAGTCCTTGCTCTCCAACTAGGCAAGGTTCTCTCAACTAAACCAAGGGTATAGGAGTCTTGACTACTTTCAGGatgtttttttaataacctgATCCACATGGTCTCTTCCCTTCTTGCAGCTGCTACTAAATTTTCATTCAGAATATCAAGCTATGGTCCTTTTTGTAATCTCAACTCAGAATTCTAGGAGtgtaacttctctctttttttttttttttttttttaattaccgcAAATCCAGCTGTGGTAAACTGACCAttttatcattactattttttactTGTAGCAACAGCATtttactccttaaaaaaaatgagagagagaaaatctgctTTCTGGACTTGTAAACTCTGGTGGAGAATCCTAGGTTTTCCCCTTGCCGTTTGCAGGTCCAGACCCTAGACAAGTACTTGACCAAATCTGCATTTGCAGCCTCTAGCAGAAGCTGCTTTAGCACGTTAACGTTTTTCTCTACCCAGACTCCCCAACCTCGAACAGCCAGAAAACAGGTTGACTCCTGGGCCTTGGACACAGCCAGCCAGGCCATTGAAGGAAAAGCAGAGACGAAGCCTTGAACCATCTCTCTCCATTGTGGGGCCAAGTAGCTGCAGCAGCCTTGAGTCCCAGTTGCATTGGGTTAAAGAGCTTATACTTACTATGTGGCAGGGGTCCAGACACTCTTCCTGATAGGGCACGAGCTCTGCAAGAGTTCACATTTTACCTAAACTTGGGGTTTCCGTGGTTTATAAAGTTGTAATACTGTAcggttttttaaaatgaaaaatccgTATCTGGCAAGAAGAATCCAGAGGATGATACTGTCCTTGCCATTTACAACCCAAAGATTTTCCCCCAGAAGGacagactttttttcttctcaacacTTAGaagcaaaaccttttttttttctccctttctcacaCACACCCCAGTCCCCCTAATGCTAAGCCAGCTTTCATCTCCCTATTCCACACGATCTTGAATAGCACACGTTACGGTCGGTTCCTCCGAAGAGTGTTGTGTTAGGGTCTGAGAGGCAGAGGGGCTGGGAAGACTAATTTTAGCCCATGTGGGATGAGAAAAGTAAAGGCAAAGCAGTAACGGTGATCTGTTTCCCACAGGTCCCCTTCCCCTGAGCCCATCTACAATAGCGAGGGGAAGCGGCTTAACACCCGCGAGTTCCGCACCCGCAAAAAGCTTGAAGAGGAGCGGCACAACCTCATCACGGAAATGGTTGCCCTCAACCCTGATTTTAAGCCACCTGCAGATTACAAGTAAGCAGAGGGACTGGGTTGTCCAGGCCATGGACGTGTGCAGATCACATGTGATCTGGGAGAATTATTTTGGTACTAATGTCACACCTCTTATCCTCAGATCATGTATAATTAATACGTGGTACCTAGGTTCATTCTAGAAGAGCTGTGGGTTATTTGTGTCCTCTCTCAGAAACATGCAGAGTCTaggagtcttttcttttttagacctCCAGCAACACGGGTGAGCGATAAAGTCATGATTCCACAAGATGAGTATCCTGAAATCAACTTTGTGGGGCTGCTGATTGGGCCCAGGTGAGTAACTGCTCCCCACTTGGGATAATTTCTAAGAACCTATGAGACgtatctgccttaggcccagttGGGTGCTGGTGGCATTGATGGTTTACCTTCCTGGTCTTTGGTGGGAGTTCATGCCTTTCTGTGAGAAAATCTCTTCAACCGCATTTTACTGCAGAGAATCAGATCTTGAGGATTGGTGTGGCTGACCTTAACTTAGAGATCATGGAGCTCTTGGTGGAAAAATCCCAACTCTGTGCACTCAGGTTTCCAGCCAGCGTGCTCAGCCCACTCTGTCCCCTGTGGCCTGTGAACTTGCCTGTCTAGTACAACTCTGTGTTTTCTGCCTCTGACAGAGGGAACACCTTGAAGAACATAGAGAAAGAGTGTAATGCCAAGATCATGATCCGAGGGAAAGGGTCTGTCAAAGAAGGGAAAGTTGGCCGCAAAGATGGCCAGATGCTGCCTGGAGAAGATGAGCCGCTTCATGCCCTGGTTACTGCTAACACCATGGAGAATGTGAAGAAAGCTGTGGAACAGGTAAGGCAGCCAGAAAGGCAGCCTCTTGCCAGAAAATCTAGTGGTGGCTCCAGCGCTTTATGTAACTGTAATTGCCCATTGCATCTCCACCAGATAAGAAACATTCTGAAGCAGGGTATTGAGACCCCTGAGGACCAGAATGATCTACGGAAGATGCAGCTTCGGGAGTTGGCTCGTTTAAATGGGACCCTTCGGGAAGATGATAACAGGTGTGTGATCAGTTTAGAGGGGAAAGTATGTACAAATCTGAAGAACCTATGGAAGTAGGGAATTTGGTTATAACTCTTGAGATGAccttgcctcctccctctccaccccacacAGGATCTTGAGACCCTGGCAGAGCTCAGAGACACGCAGCATTACCAATACCACAGTGTGTACCAAGTGTGGAGGGGCTGGCCACATTGCATCTgattgcaaattccaaaggtGAGGGGCTGGGGTTGTGTTTTCTTTGTAACTCATagtatttgagatatttcttgagcacctggTTGGTTGCTGTTAAGCTTTGGACCTGAGAGAGCCTTCATTTCTGTGAATGTGGTCTATAATGGTGTGATGTTAAAACTCAGGAAGATGAGAAGCAGTTTATGTAGAACACCTGACCTGTATTTTGCAACTCCTTTTGAgttcagaaaaattagaaatttccattctagatataaatatttttactatagcTTAGTATTAACTGGCTTTTGCTGCTTAGGATTGGTTTCAAAAGACTAAGCCATCTGGATTTTTGACCAGTTTTGAACCAGCACTtgatagcaacatttttctgcttttttttccttcccccaaaCTGGGAATGTAGGATTTGATGAAAGTTTGTTCTTTGGAAGAGCCTGTGCTTCCTGGCCCATGTGGCTGGCTGGTTGCTCAGAGTCTTCTCTGTTGTGGCAGAAATCCACATGGCATCCCAGATGCAGAGCTGGGCACAGAACTGAGGACTTGAGACTATTTCGAGGAATGGGTAGAAAGGATGATGGAATTCCTCAAAATTCTGTCAGTTCCTTAGGATAAAActttttcttgggatgcctgggtggctcagcagtttagcgtctgccttcggcccaggacatgatcctggagtcctgggatcgggtcccatattgggctccctgcatggagcgtgcttctccctctgcctgtgtccctccttctttctctgtgtgtctttcatgaataaatatatagaatcttttaaaagaaaaaaaaactttttcttaatgagaggtggtttttttttttctcttctctttctctccctccccctccctctctcccattctccccccccccccccatcccacctTCAGGCCTGGTGACCCCCAGTCAGCTCAGGATAAAGCACGGATGGATAAAGAGTATCTGTCCCTTATGGCTGAACTGGGCGAAGCACCGGTGCCAGCATCTGTGGGTTCCACATCTGGGCCCGCCACCACGCCCCTGGCCAGTGCACCTCGGCCTGCTGCTCCTGCCAACAACCCACCTCCACCGGTGAGTTTCAGTTGCTTATTCTTGTGGTCTGGCTCCCCATCCTCTTCCTCAGAGATAGGGGGCTCTGGCCAGGTGGTTTGGGAAGAGTGCATTGACAGACATGGCTGGCAACATTGTTCTTCCGGATACCAGGATGTTTGGGGATCTTTCCCTTTGGGAAGATTCTGTTCTTATGTGTGTTTTGGTCTTGGCATAGCCGAAAGAACAGTGTTGCCACCAGGGGGCGTGGGCAAGGGACATTGACGGGAAATGCTCTCACGTAGTCTCTCATGTCCACTACCCAGAGCCGCCCACCGTGGATGAATTCTGGCCCTTCAGAGAGTCGGCCCTACCATGGCATGCATGGAGGTGGTCCTGGTGGGCCTGGAGGTGGCCCCCACAGCTTCCCACACCCATTACCCAGCCTGACAGGTGGGCATGGTGGACATCCCATGCAGCACAACCCTAACGGACCCCCACCCCCTTGGatgcagccaccaccaccaccgatgAACCAGGGCCCACacccacctgggcatcatggcCCTCCTCCAATGGGTAAGTAAGTGTCAGACCAGAAACCTTGGGGCTTTGGGATAAGCAAGGGTGACATCAGGTTCCTGCGAACCAGAGGCAGCTCCCAAAGTGGCTGGGTATTTCACCAGGTCTCGTGCCATGGCTAGCGCTCTAGAAGGAGCAAGACTTCATCCTGGTTCAGGAAGTGGTTACTGTGTGGGGTAGAAACAGGcttgcttctttttaaaggcaAGGTTCCAGAATAAGGGTAGTGGTTACAAGCTGTGTGACCAAATAAACTATCGGTGGGGGCATCTTCCTCTGCCAGTTCAAATGTCCTGCTAAGTCCCTGCTCTTTCCTTCCATCAAGATCAGTACCTGGGAAGTACGCCTGTGGGCTCTGGGGTCTATCGCCTGCATCAAGGAAAAGGTAATGCAGCCTGTCATCTGCTCACTCTCGGGTATGCCCTGGGTCTGGGAGTGGGGTCTCTGTCCCAGGTCCATCTCCTCCTTTGAGGCCTCACCCTTGCCTCCACCCACCTGCAGGTATGATGCCACCGCCGCCTATGGGCATGatgccaccgccgccgccgcctcccagtgggcagcccccgccccctccctctggTCCTCTTCCCCcatggcagcagcagcagcagcagcctccgCCACCCCCTCCGCCCAGCAGCAGTATGGCTTCCAGTACCCCCTTGCCATGGCAGCAAAGTGAGTGGAATATTTTGGGcttgtgggggtgggtgggatgaaGAGGTGGGGCTGAGAGGAGCAAGAGAACCTCACAGCTCACAGAAGCAGGCAGACACCCAGGGAGGAGACTCTGCTCTCTGTTGGGGGTGTAAGTGGAAAGGGCCTCATGGCCCCTGGGGGTCTTGAGGAAGAGAGCTGATGTTTGGTGTGGTTGTGTCTGGGGACTGGTTTTGGGGGACCTGGAGGGAACATGCCATTGTGGGTAGGGTGCCAGAAATCCAGGCTCGCACAGGCTGGGCACTTTGAGCTGCCGGCTGGCCTGCGCCTGTGTGGAAGGCCAGGTGGGGAGGGTGCTTGCATGCTGTGGAGAGGGGATGTGACTGGGGCCTGAGAGACTGCAGGGATGGGACCGGGCTGCGGGCAGAGTAGCTGTGGCCTTGAGGTTGAATGTGCCGTTCGGTGGTGGCGGCGGATGGGCGGAGGGATGTCAGAGCCGGTTCTTGTGTCTGGTACCTTCCCCTCAGCCCTTCTAGGGGCATTGGTGACAAAGGGCTTATTCTGTTAAGCCCAGAGACCTCGAGGCTGACCCCAGGGTAGTCCTGCCCACCCCTCCACTCCCCATCACCAGGacagccccgcccgcccgccccccaccaccGTACCGCATGCCAAGCAAGGAGCAGGCGCCCCTCGCCCCCCCATCCCAAGGCAGCAGCCGCAGAGAGCCGCGGTGTGCCCCCGCGcgtgtgaccttgggcttctTTACCACCCCAGATACGACGACTACCACCACGAGCGCTGGCACAGGGTCCATCCCGCCATGGCAACAGCAGCAGGCGGCTGCCGCAGCTTCTCCAGGAGCCCCTCAGATGCAAGGCAACCCCACTATGGTGCCCCTGCCCCCCGGGGTCCAGCCGCCTCTGCcgcccggggcccctccccctccgccgcctccgccgcctggTTCCGCCGGCATGATGtatgccccgccccctcctcctccgcctcccaTGGACCCTTCTAACTTTGTCACCATGATGGGCATGGGGGTGGCGGGCATGCCGCCCTTCGGGATGCCTCCAGCTCCCCCACCGCCTCCACCACAGAACTAGACTCggttttttaagaaaatatatattatatagagagAGCATTGGTCTCGTTTAAACACACGCCGAACCTCACCATATGGAGCCAGACATTGGGATGCACGCATGTGAtttgtgtgcacgcatgtgtgtgtgtgcacgcaccgGGCTGGGCCAAGCGACTGAGGACTCGCTTGGGAATGGGCAGGTGGTAGTAGGGGCGCCAGCTTGGGCTCTCCTGGCGCCCCGTAGCATCGAgtgtcttctttgtcttctttctctcctcacccaactccctttgcctctccccaaaCCGGGCCGCCAGGATCCCTCCCCGCGGCGGCGATGGCCCGAGCCATGAGAGTGAGGACTTTCCGCGCCCATTGGTGACCCTTCCAGGCAGACAGCCTCAGCAGCGCCCCTGGTGGACAGGATGGTTCGGCAAAGCAGCCTGAGTTATTTTTGTGGACGGAATCGGAACACGCTGGCTCCATATcgtgaaatttttattaattttttctttttctttgttatttccttatctcttcctttcttcagaCTCCGTCCAAGGAGATGCTCTTCCCCGATCTTCTGCTGCAATtagattcctttcctttttctccattccttgttcttcttttcccaaGGAAAGGAGGGAGCAAATGGTTTTAGGTGCAAGCTTTGGCCATTAATGTCAGGCTATGTGGGAGGGGGATTCCTAAGATTTTCAAGGTTGCCATGAACAccccagaggatttttttttttttttggtagtgtgACATTTTGTCTTTGCCACCTGTAGAGTAGTGGGTTAATTTCCAGGTCCAGGGCCACCACCCATCCTGACACTCCTGCTAGCAATAGGTGGGCCCACCTGAGCCACCTTGGCCTTGTCTGCTACCCTGGTGAGTCCTTTCCATGCTCCCTGAGCACCTGAGCTGCCTCAGATTCCATTTGTTCCTCTCCTTCCTggaaggtttctttttaaattttattttaatcccaaaCATCTCAATGTTTTGCAG containing:
- the SF1 gene encoding splicing factor 1 isoform X12 — encoded protein: MATGANATPLDFPSKKRKRSRWNQDTMEQKTVIPGMPTVIPPGLTREQERAYIVQLQIEDLTRKLRTGDLGIPPNPEDRSPSPEPIYNSEGKRLNTREFRTRKKLEEERHNLITEMVALNPDFKPPADYKPPATRVSDKVMIPQDEYPEINFVGLLIGPRGNTLKNIEKECNAKIMIRGKGSVKEGKVGRKDGQMLPGEDEPLHALVTANTMENVKKAVEQIRNILKQGIETPEDQNDLRKMQLRELARLNGTLREDDNRILRPWQSSETRSITNTTVCTKCGGAGHIASDCKFQRPGDPQSAQDKARMDKEYLSLMAELGEAPVPASVGSTSGPATTPLASAPRPAAPANNPPPPSLMSTTQSRPPWMNSGPSESRPYHGMHGGGPGGPGGGPHSFPHPLPSLTGGHGGHPMQHNPNGPPPPWMQPPPPPMNQGPHPPGHHGPPPMDQYLGSTPVGSGVYRLHQGKGMMPPPPMGMMPPPPPPPSGQPPPPPSGPLPPWQQQQQQPPPPPPPSSSMASSTPLPWQQRSLPAAAMARAMRVRTFRAHW
- the SF1 gene encoding splicing factor 1 isoform X4, with product MATGANATPLDFPSKKRKRSRWNQDTMEQKTVIPGMPTVIPPGLTREQERAYIVQLQIEDLTRKLRTGDLGIPPNPEDRSPSPEPIYNSEGKRLNTREFRTRKKLEEERHNLITEMVALNPDFKPPADYKPPATRVSDKVMIPQDEYPEINFVGLLIGPRGNTLKNIEKECNAKIMIRGKGSVKEGKVGRKDGQMLPGEDEPLHALVTANTMENVKKAVEQIRNILKQGIETPEDQNDLRKMQLRELARLNGTLREDDNRILRPWQSSETRSITNTTVCTKCGGAGHIASDCKFQRPGDPQSAQDKARMDKEYLSLMAELGEAPVPASVGSTSGPATTPLASAPRPAAPANNPPPPSLMSTTQSRPPWMNSGPSESRPYHGMHGGGPGGPGGGPHSFPHPLPSLTGGHGGHPMQHNPNGPPPPWMQPPPPPMNQGPHPPGHHGPPPMDQYLGSTPVGSGVYRLHQGKGMMPPPPMGMMPPPPPPPSGQPPPPPSGPLPPWQQQQQQPPPPPPPSSSMASSTPLPWQQNTTTTTTSAGTGSIPPWQQQQAAAAASPGAPQMQGNPTMVPLPPGVQPPLPPGAPPPPPPPPPGSAGMMYAPPPPPPPPMDPSNFVTMMGMGVAGMPPFGMPPAPPPPPPQN
- the SF1 gene encoding splicing factor 1 isoform X5; the protein is MATGANATPLDFPSKKRKRSRWNQDTMEQKTVIPGMPTVIPPGLTREQERAYIVQLQIEDLTRKLRTGDLGIPPNPEDRSPSPEPIYNSEGKRLNTREFRTRKKLEEERHNLITEMVALNPDFKPPADYKPPATRVSDKVMIPQDEYPEINFVGLLIGPRGNTLKNIEKECNAKIMIRGKGSVKEGKVGRKDGQMLPGEDEPLHALVTANTMENVKKAVEQIRNILKQGIETPEDQNDLRKMQLRELARLNGTLREDDNRILRPWQSSETRSITNTTVCTKCGGAGHIASDCKFQRPGDPQSAQDKARMDKEYLSLMAELGEAPVPASVGSTSGPATTPLASAPRPAAPANNPPPPSLMSTTQSRPPWMNSGPSESRPYHGMHGGGPGGPGGGPHSFPHPLPSLTGGHGGHPMQHNPNGPPPPWMQPPPPPMNQGPHPPGHHGPPPMDQYLGSTPVGSGVYRLHQGKGMMPPPPMGMMPPPPPPPSGQPPPPPSGPLPPWQQQQQQPPPPPPPSSSMASSTPLPWQQNTTTTTTSAGTGSIPPWQQQQAAAAASPGAPQMQGNPTMVPLPPGVQPPLPPGAPPPPPPPPPGSAGMMIPPRGGDGPSHESEDFPRPLVTLPGRQPQQRPWWTGWFGKAA